One Haliaeetus albicilla chromosome 11, bHalAlb1.1, whole genome shotgun sequence genomic window carries:
- the LOC104315428 gene encoding solute carrier family 2, facilitated glucose transporter member 9-like isoform X5 translates to MSPLQPEQHLTFPLLSVTLLVSFGSSMLYGYNLAVVNSPAVHIKAFYNATWSQRYGHGLASGPLTLLYSLTVSIFALGGLVGSLLVGVLVERYGRNGALSRSALLVLLAGGFMGFSQELGSPEMVIIGRSITGLHSGICLSVVPLYLGEIAPKNLRGFLGLMPTLFICLGVFFAQVLGLPELLGEDRFWPLFLSVVVIPASLQLLLLHCFPESPRYLLIERNDVCGATKALCRFLGTPDVQDVIEEMKEEQRSLSSVEMVSVWQLLRDRSVRWQTLSVVVVNAGMQLSGIDAIWFYTNAIFENAGIPVSQIPYTTVGTGTIEVVAGLIGCFTIEKLGRRPLIITGFCAMGICSAGITVSLLLQTTLPWMHYVSVTCVVGIIAGFCMGPAGVPFLMTAELFTQSHRPAAYIVGGSLNWLCNFTVGFIFPFLQMSAGAFCYLVFCGICLLVALYVYLVVPETKNKTFMEISHIFATRRSFLSIPAHIIGMTKLNGYGALESSSLEGSGSSLP, encoded by the exons ATGTCCCCCTTGCAGCCGGAGCAG CACCTCACCTTCCCCTTGCTGTCAGTCACCTTGCTGGTGTCCTTTGGCTCCTCCATGCTCTATGGCTACAACCTGGCCGTGGTGAACTCGCCAGCGGTG CACATAAAGGCTTTCTACAATGCCACATGGTCCCAGCGGTATGGGCACGGGCTGGCCTCTGGCCCCCTGACCCTCCTCTACTCCCTGACCGTCTCCATCTTTGCCCTGGGCGGGCTCGTGGGCTCCTTGCTggtgggggtgctggtggagcGGTACGGCAG GAATGGCGCGCTGAGCCGCAGTGCTCTCCTCGTCCTCCTGGCCGGTGGCTTCATGGGCTTCAGTCAGGAGCTGGGGTCCCCTGAGATGGTGATCATCGGCCGCTCCATCACGGGGCTCCACTCAG GTATCTGTCTCAGCGTGGTGCCCCTCTACCTGGGAGAAATCGCCCCCAAGAACCTGCGGGGCTTCCTGGGCCTCATGCCCACCCTCTTCATCTGCCTGGGGGTTTTCTTTGCGCAGGTCCTGGGcctcccagagctgctgggcgAG GACAGGTTCTGGCCCCTTTTCCTGTCCGTGGTGGTCATTCCCGcctccctccagctcctgctgctgcactgcttCCCTGAGAGCCCGCGGTACCTGCTGATAGAGAGGAACGACGTCTGCGGGGCCACCAAGG CGCTGTGCCGGTTCCTGGGGACACCTGACGTGCAGGATGTGATCGAGGAGATGAAGGAGGAGCAGCGGTCGCTCTCCTCTGTGGAAATGGTCTCTGTCTGGCAGCTACTGCGGGACCGCTCTGTCCGCTGGCAAACCCTctcggtggtggtggtgaatgCTGGCATGCAGCTCTCGGGCATCGATGCC ATCTGGTTTTACACCAACGCCATCTTCGAGAACGCCGGGATCCCTGTATCCCAGATCCCCTACACCACCGTGGGCACCGGCACCATTGAAGTTGTTGCTGGGCTGATCGGG TGCTTCACCATTGAGAAGTTGGGCAGGCGGCCCCTCATCATCACTGGCTTCTGCGCCATGGGCATCTGCTCGGCTGGTATCACcgtctccctgctgctgcag ACCACCCTGCCCTGGATGCACTACGTCAGCGTCACCTGTGTGGTCGGCATCATCGCTGGCTTCTGCATGGGACCAG CCGGCGTCCCCTTCCTGATGACAGCTGAGCTCTTCACGCAGTCACACCGCCCGGCTGCCTACATCGTGGGGGGGTCCCTCAACTGGCTCTGCAACTTCACCGTTGGCTTCATCTTCCCCTTCTTGCAG ATGTCAGCCGGTGCCTTTTGCTACCTGGTTTTCTGCGGCATCTGCCTCCTGGTGGCCCTGTACGTCTACCTTGTCGTCCCCGAGACCAAGAACAAAACCTTCATGGAGATCAGCCACATCTTTGCCACCCGCCGCTCCTTCCTCTCCATCCCGGCACACATCATAGGGATGACAAAGCTCAATGGCTACGGAGCCTTGGAGAGCAGCTCCCTGGAGGGTTCGGGCTCCAGCCTGCCCTGA
- the LOC104315428 gene encoding solute carrier family 2, facilitated glucose transporter member 5-like isoform X1: MRGRCPAYGPRAHPRLEGTCGGSERWQSITSVVPLPPGLATAPQRAGRPGGAGLPLPLPPAGGGRPPDSSSGRSGASNEPRGHPGCLPCPAFPSLSPSFHLKMGETSQAAGPGLPSSPPPPPPLSPRSGCSLAPTVGKGTPQPGGDITGHLTFPLLSVTLLVSFGSSMLYGYNLAVVNSPAVHIKAFYNATWSQRYGHGLASGPLTLLYSLTVSIFALGGLVGSLLVGVLVERYGRNGALSRSALLVLLAGGFMGFSQELGSPEMVIIGRSITGLHSGICLSVVPLYLGEIAPKNLRGFLGLMPTLFICLGVFFAQVLGLPELLGEDRFWPLFLSVVVIPASLQLLLLHCFPESPRYLLIERNDVCGATKALCRFLGTPDVQDVIEEMKEEQRSLSSVEMVSVWQLLRDRSVRWQTLSVVVVNAGMQLSGIDAIWFYTNAIFENAGIPVSQIPYTTVGTGTIEVVAGLIGCFTIEKLGRRPLIITGFCAMGICSAGITVSLLLQTTLPWMHYVSVTCVVGIIAGFCMGPAGVPFLMTAELFTQSHRPAAYIVGGSLNWLCNFTVGFIFPFLQMSAGAFCYLVFCGICLLVALYVYLVVPETKNKTFMEISHIFATRRSFLSIPAHIIGMTKLNGYGALESSSLEGSGSSLP; encoded by the exons ATGCGGGGACGCTGCCCTGCTTACGGTCCCCGGGCCCACCCCCGTTTAGAGGGGACATGTGGGGGCTCTGAACGGTGGCAGAGCATCACGTCGGTGGTCCCGCTGCCCCCCGGCCTGGCCACGGCCCCTCAGCGGGCTGGGCGGCCCGGAGGTGCCGgcctgcctctgcccctgcccccggcgggaggggggaggcCCCCGGACTCCTCCTCCGGCCGCTCAGGCGCCTCCAATGAGCCCCGGGGGCACCcaggctgcctgccctgccctgccttcccttccctctccccctccttccaTCTGAAAATGGGAGAGACGAGCCAGGCTGCCGGACCGgggctgccttcctcccccccccctcctcctcctctctccccccgcTCTGGCTGCAGCCTCGCCCCGACGGTCGGGAAAGGGACCCCGCAGCCCGGCGGGGACATCACTGGG CACCTCACCTTCCCCTTGCTGTCAGTCACCTTGCTGGTGTCCTTTGGCTCCTCCATGCTCTATGGCTACAACCTGGCCGTGGTGAACTCGCCAGCGGTG CACATAAAGGCTTTCTACAATGCCACATGGTCCCAGCGGTATGGGCACGGGCTGGCCTCTGGCCCCCTGACCCTCCTCTACTCCCTGACCGTCTCCATCTTTGCCCTGGGCGGGCTCGTGGGCTCCTTGCTggtgggggtgctggtggagcGGTACGGCAG GAATGGCGCGCTGAGCCGCAGTGCTCTCCTCGTCCTCCTGGCCGGTGGCTTCATGGGCTTCAGTCAGGAGCTGGGGTCCCCTGAGATGGTGATCATCGGCCGCTCCATCACGGGGCTCCACTCAG GTATCTGTCTCAGCGTGGTGCCCCTCTACCTGGGAGAAATCGCCCCCAAGAACCTGCGGGGCTTCCTGGGCCTCATGCCCACCCTCTTCATCTGCCTGGGGGTTTTCTTTGCGCAGGTCCTGGGcctcccagagctgctgggcgAG GACAGGTTCTGGCCCCTTTTCCTGTCCGTGGTGGTCATTCCCGcctccctccagctcctgctgctgcactgcttCCCTGAGAGCCCGCGGTACCTGCTGATAGAGAGGAACGACGTCTGCGGGGCCACCAAGG CGCTGTGCCGGTTCCTGGGGACACCTGACGTGCAGGATGTGATCGAGGAGATGAAGGAGGAGCAGCGGTCGCTCTCCTCTGTGGAAATGGTCTCTGTCTGGCAGCTACTGCGGGACCGCTCTGTCCGCTGGCAAACCCTctcggtggtggtggtgaatgCTGGCATGCAGCTCTCGGGCATCGATGCC ATCTGGTTTTACACCAACGCCATCTTCGAGAACGCCGGGATCCCTGTATCCCAGATCCCCTACACCACCGTGGGCACCGGCACCATTGAAGTTGTTGCTGGGCTGATCGGG TGCTTCACCATTGAGAAGTTGGGCAGGCGGCCCCTCATCATCACTGGCTTCTGCGCCATGGGCATCTGCTCGGCTGGTATCACcgtctccctgctgctgcag ACCACCCTGCCCTGGATGCACTACGTCAGCGTCACCTGTGTGGTCGGCATCATCGCTGGCTTCTGCATGGGACCAG CCGGCGTCCCCTTCCTGATGACAGCTGAGCTCTTCACGCAGTCACACCGCCCGGCTGCCTACATCGTGGGGGGGTCCCTCAACTGGCTCTGCAACTTCACCGTTGGCTTCATCTTCCCCTTCTTGCAG ATGTCAGCCGGTGCCTTTTGCTACCTGGTTTTCTGCGGCATCTGCCTCCTGGTGGCCCTGTACGTCTACCTTGTCGTCCCCGAGACCAAGAACAAAACCTTCATGGAGATCAGCCACATCTTTGCCACCCGCCGCTCCTTCCTCTCCATCCCGGCACACATCATAGGGATGACAAAGCTCAATGGCTACGGAGCCTTGGAGAGCAGCTCCCTGGAGGGTTCGGGCTCCAGCCTGCCCTGA
- the LOC104315428 gene encoding solute carrier family 2, facilitated glucose transporter member 5-like isoform X2 yields MRGRCPAYGPRAHPRLEGTCGGSERWQSITSVVPLPPGLATAPQRAGRPGGAGLPLPLPPAGGGRPPDSSSGRSGASNEPRGHPGCLPCPAFPSLSPSFHLKMGETSQAAGPGLPSSPPPPPPLSPRSGCSLAPTVGKGTPQPGGDITGHIKAFYNATWSQRYGHGLASGPLTLLYSLTVSIFALGGLVGSLLVGVLVERYGRNGALSRSALLVLLAGGFMGFSQELGSPEMVIIGRSITGLHSGICLSVVPLYLGEIAPKNLRGFLGLMPTLFICLGVFFAQVLGLPELLGEDRFWPLFLSVVVIPASLQLLLLHCFPESPRYLLIERNDVCGATKALCRFLGTPDVQDVIEEMKEEQRSLSSVEMVSVWQLLRDRSVRWQTLSVVVVNAGMQLSGIDAIWFYTNAIFENAGIPVSQIPYTTVGTGTIEVVAGLIGCFTIEKLGRRPLIITGFCAMGICSAGITVSLLLQTTLPWMHYVSVTCVVGIIAGFCMGPAGVPFLMTAELFTQSHRPAAYIVGGSLNWLCNFTVGFIFPFLQMSAGAFCYLVFCGICLLVALYVYLVVPETKNKTFMEISHIFATRRSFLSIPAHIIGMTKLNGYGALESSSLEGSGSSLP; encoded by the exons ATGCGGGGACGCTGCCCTGCTTACGGTCCCCGGGCCCACCCCCGTTTAGAGGGGACATGTGGGGGCTCTGAACGGTGGCAGAGCATCACGTCGGTGGTCCCGCTGCCCCCCGGCCTGGCCACGGCCCCTCAGCGGGCTGGGCGGCCCGGAGGTGCCGgcctgcctctgcccctgcccccggcgggaggggggaggcCCCCGGACTCCTCCTCCGGCCGCTCAGGCGCCTCCAATGAGCCCCGGGGGCACCcaggctgcctgccctgccctgccttcccttccctctccccctccttccaTCTGAAAATGGGAGAGACGAGCCAGGCTGCCGGACCGgggctgccttcctcccccccccctcctcctcctctctccccccgcTCTGGCTGCAGCCTCGCCCCGACGGTCGGGAAAGGGACCCCGCAGCCCGGCGGGGACATCACTGGG CACATAAAGGCTTTCTACAATGCCACATGGTCCCAGCGGTATGGGCACGGGCTGGCCTCTGGCCCCCTGACCCTCCTCTACTCCCTGACCGTCTCCATCTTTGCCCTGGGCGGGCTCGTGGGCTCCTTGCTggtgggggtgctggtggagcGGTACGGCAG GAATGGCGCGCTGAGCCGCAGTGCTCTCCTCGTCCTCCTGGCCGGTGGCTTCATGGGCTTCAGTCAGGAGCTGGGGTCCCCTGAGATGGTGATCATCGGCCGCTCCATCACGGGGCTCCACTCAG GTATCTGTCTCAGCGTGGTGCCCCTCTACCTGGGAGAAATCGCCCCCAAGAACCTGCGGGGCTTCCTGGGCCTCATGCCCACCCTCTTCATCTGCCTGGGGGTTTTCTTTGCGCAGGTCCTGGGcctcccagagctgctgggcgAG GACAGGTTCTGGCCCCTTTTCCTGTCCGTGGTGGTCATTCCCGcctccctccagctcctgctgctgcactgcttCCCTGAGAGCCCGCGGTACCTGCTGATAGAGAGGAACGACGTCTGCGGGGCCACCAAGG CGCTGTGCCGGTTCCTGGGGACACCTGACGTGCAGGATGTGATCGAGGAGATGAAGGAGGAGCAGCGGTCGCTCTCCTCTGTGGAAATGGTCTCTGTCTGGCAGCTACTGCGGGACCGCTCTGTCCGCTGGCAAACCCTctcggtggtggtggtgaatgCTGGCATGCAGCTCTCGGGCATCGATGCC ATCTGGTTTTACACCAACGCCATCTTCGAGAACGCCGGGATCCCTGTATCCCAGATCCCCTACACCACCGTGGGCACCGGCACCATTGAAGTTGTTGCTGGGCTGATCGGG TGCTTCACCATTGAGAAGTTGGGCAGGCGGCCCCTCATCATCACTGGCTTCTGCGCCATGGGCATCTGCTCGGCTGGTATCACcgtctccctgctgctgcag ACCACCCTGCCCTGGATGCACTACGTCAGCGTCACCTGTGTGGTCGGCATCATCGCTGGCTTCTGCATGGGACCAG CCGGCGTCCCCTTCCTGATGACAGCTGAGCTCTTCACGCAGTCACACCGCCCGGCTGCCTACATCGTGGGGGGGTCCCTCAACTGGCTCTGCAACTTCACCGTTGGCTTCATCTTCCCCTTCTTGCAG ATGTCAGCCGGTGCCTTTTGCTACCTGGTTTTCTGCGGCATCTGCCTCCTGGTGGCCCTGTACGTCTACCTTGTCGTCCCCGAGACCAAGAACAAAACCTTCATGGAGATCAGCCACATCTTTGCCACCCGCCGCTCCTTCCTCTCCATCCCGGCACACATCATAGGGATGACAAAGCTCAATGGCTACGGAGCCTTGGAGAGCAGCTCCCTGGAGGGTTCGGGCTCCAGCCTGCCCTGA
- the LOC104315428 gene encoding solute carrier family 2, facilitated glucose transporter member 5-like isoform X4, whose protein sequence is MRGRCPAYGPRAHPRLEGTCGGSERWQSITSVVPLPPGLATAPQRAGRPGGAGLPLPLPPAGGGRPPDSSSGRSGASNEPRGHPGCLPCPAFPSLSPSFHLKMGETSQAAGPGLPSSPPPPPPLSPRSGCSLAPTVGKGTPQPGGDITGHLTFPLLSVTLLVSFGSSMLYGYNLAVVNSPAVHIKAFYNATWSQRYGHGLASGPLTLLYSLTVSIFALGGLVGSLLVGVLVERYGRNGALSRSALLVLLAGGFMGFSQELGSPEMVIIGRSITGLHSGICLSVVPLYLGEIAPKNLRGFLGLMPTLFICLGVFFAQVLGLPELLGEDRFWPLFLSVVVIPASLQLLLLHCFPESPRYLLIERNDVCGATKALCRFLGTPDVQDVIEEMKEEQRSLSSVEMVSVWQLLRDRSVRWQTLSVVVVNAGMQLSGIDAIWFYTNAIFENAGIPVSQIPYTTVGTGTIEVVAGLIGCFTIEKLGRRPLIITGFCAMGICSAGITVSLLLQTTLPWMHYVSVTCVVGIIAGFCMGPALWPQD, encoded by the exons ATGCGGGGACGCTGCCCTGCTTACGGTCCCCGGGCCCACCCCCGTTTAGAGGGGACATGTGGGGGCTCTGAACGGTGGCAGAGCATCACGTCGGTGGTCCCGCTGCCCCCCGGCCTGGCCACGGCCCCTCAGCGGGCTGGGCGGCCCGGAGGTGCCGgcctgcctctgcccctgcccccggcgggaggggggaggcCCCCGGACTCCTCCTCCGGCCGCTCAGGCGCCTCCAATGAGCCCCGGGGGCACCcaggctgcctgccctgccctgccttcccttccctctccccctccttccaTCTGAAAATGGGAGAGACGAGCCAGGCTGCCGGACCGgggctgccttcctcccccccccctcctcctcctctctccccccgcTCTGGCTGCAGCCTCGCCCCGACGGTCGGGAAAGGGACCCCGCAGCCCGGCGGGGACATCACTGGG CACCTCACCTTCCCCTTGCTGTCAGTCACCTTGCTGGTGTCCTTTGGCTCCTCCATGCTCTATGGCTACAACCTGGCCGTGGTGAACTCGCCAGCGGTG CACATAAAGGCTTTCTACAATGCCACATGGTCCCAGCGGTATGGGCACGGGCTGGCCTCTGGCCCCCTGACCCTCCTCTACTCCCTGACCGTCTCCATCTTTGCCCTGGGCGGGCTCGTGGGCTCCTTGCTggtgggggtgctggtggagcGGTACGGCAG GAATGGCGCGCTGAGCCGCAGTGCTCTCCTCGTCCTCCTGGCCGGTGGCTTCATGGGCTTCAGTCAGGAGCTGGGGTCCCCTGAGATGGTGATCATCGGCCGCTCCATCACGGGGCTCCACTCAG GTATCTGTCTCAGCGTGGTGCCCCTCTACCTGGGAGAAATCGCCCCCAAGAACCTGCGGGGCTTCCTGGGCCTCATGCCCACCCTCTTCATCTGCCTGGGGGTTTTCTTTGCGCAGGTCCTGGGcctcccagagctgctgggcgAG GACAGGTTCTGGCCCCTTTTCCTGTCCGTGGTGGTCATTCCCGcctccctccagctcctgctgctgcactgcttCCCTGAGAGCCCGCGGTACCTGCTGATAGAGAGGAACGACGTCTGCGGGGCCACCAAGG CGCTGTGCCGGTTCCTGGGGACACCTGACGTGCAGGATGTGATCGAGGAGATGAAGGAGGAGCAGCGGTCGCTCTCCTCTGTGGAAATGGTCTCTGTCTGGCAGCTACTGCGGGACCGCTCTGTCCGCTGGCAAACCCTctcggtggtggtggtgaatgCTGGCATGCAGCTCTCGGGCATCGATGCC ATCTGGTTTTACACCAACGCCATCTTCGAGAACGCCGGGATCCCTGTATCCCAGATCCCCTACACCACCGTGGGCACCGGCACCATTGAAGTTGTTGCTGGGCTGATCGGG TGCTTCACCATTGAGAAGTTGGGCAGGCGGCCCCTCATCATCACTGGCTTCTGCGCCATGGGCATCTGCTCGGCTGGTATCACcgtctccctgctgctgcag ACCACCCTGCCCTGGATGCACTACGTCAGCGTCACCTGTGTGGTCGGCATCATCGCTGGCTTCTGCATGGGACCAG CCCTTTGGCCACAGGACTGA
- the LOC104315428 gene encoding solute carrier family 2, facilitated glucose transporter member 5-like isoform X3, whose translation MRGRCPAYGPRAHPRLEGTCGGSERWQSITSVVPLPPGLATAPQRAGRPGGAGLPLPLPPAGGGRPPDSSSGRSGASNEPRGHPGCLPCPAFPSLSPSFHLKMGETSQAAGPGLPSSPPPPPPLSPRSGCSLAPTVGKGTPQPGGDITGHLTFPLLSVTLLVSFGSSMLYGYNLAVVNSPAVHIKAFYNATWSQRYGHGLASGPLTLLYSLTVSIFALGGLVGSLLVGVLVERYGRNGALSRSALLVLLAGGFMGFSQELGSPEMVIIGRSITGLHSGICLSVVPLYLGEIAPKNLRGFLGLMPTLFICLGVFFAQVLGLPELLGEDRFWPLFLSVVVIPASLQLLLLHCFPESPRYLLIERNDVCGATKALCRFLGTPDVQDVIEEMKEEQRSLSSVEMVSVWQLLRDRSVRWQTLSVVVVNAGMQLSGIDAIWFYTNAIFENAGIPVSQIPYTTVGTGTIEVVAGLIGCFTIEKLGRRPLIITGFCAMGICSAGITVSLLLQTTLPWMHYVSVTCVVGIIAGFCMGPDARPWFIMLHPASESPPQDLPAPYIPRACSTSSCSSLLLGQAGRKPWQPFPDLSGGVTCSHHSAAGEYRPAPN comes from the exons ATGCGGGGACGCTGCCCTGCTTACGGTCCCCGGGCCCACCCCCGTTTAGAGGGGACATGTGGGGGCTCTGAACGGTGGCAGAGCATCACGTCGGTGGTCCCGCTGCCCCCCGGCCTGGCCACGGCCCCTCAGCGGGCTGGGCGGCCCGGAGGTGCCGgcctgcctctgcccctgcccccggcgggaggggggaggcCCCCGGACTCCTCCTCCGGCCGCTCAGGCGCCTCCAATGAGCCCCGGGGGCACCcaggctgcctgccctgccctgccttcccttccctctccccctccttccaTCTGAAAATGGGAGAGACGAGCCAGGCTGCCGGACCGgggctgccttcctcccccccccctcctcctcctctctccccccgcTCTGGCTGCAGCCTCGCCCCGACGGTCGGGAAAGGGACCCCGCAGCCCGGCGGGGACATCACTGGG CACCTCACCTTCCCCTTGCTGTCAGTCACCTTGCTGGTGTCCTTTGGCTCCTCCATGCTCTATGGCTACAACCTGGCCGTGGTGAACTCGCCAGCGGTG CACATAAAGGCTTTCTACAATGCCACATGGTCCCAGCGGTATGGGCACGGGCTGGCCTCTGGCCCCCTGACCCTCCTCTACTCCCTGACCGTCTCCATCTTTGCCCTGGGCGGGCTCGTGGGCTCCTTGCTggtgggggtgctggtggagcGGTACGGCAG GAATGGCGCGCTGAGCCGCAGTGCTCTCCTCGTCCTCCTGGCCGGTGGCTTCATGGGCTTCAGTCAGGAGCTGGGGTCCCCTGAGATGGTGATCATCGGCCGCTCCATCACGGGGCTCCACTCAG GTATCTGTCTCAGCGTGGTGCCCCTCTACCTGGGAGAAATCGCCCCCAAGAACCTGCGGGGCTTCCTGGGCCTCATGCCCACCCTCTTCATCTGCCTGGGGGTTTTCTTTGCGCAGGTCCTGGGcctcccagagctgctgggcgAG GACAGGTTCTGGCCCCTTTTCCTGTCCGTGGTGGTCATTCCCGcctccctccagctcctgctgctgcactgcttCCCTGAGAGCCCGCGGTACCTGCTGATAGAGAGGAACGACGTCTGCGGGGCCACCAAGG CGCTGTGCCGGTTCCTGGGGACACCTGACGTGCAGGATGTGATCGAGGAGATGAAGGAGGAGCAGCGGTCGCTCTCCTCTGTGGAAATGGTCTCTGTCTGGCAGCTACTGCGGGACCGCTCTGTCCGCTGGCAAACCCTctcggtggtggtggtgaatgCTGGCATGCAGCTCTCGGGCATCGATGCC ATCTGGTTTTACACCAACGCCATCTTCGAGAACGCCGGGATCCCTGTATCCCAGATCCCCTACACCACCGTGGGCACCGGCACCATTGAAGTTGTTGCTGGGCTGATCGGG TGCTTCACCATTGAGAAGTTGGGCAGGCGGCCCCTCATCATCACTGGCTTCTGCGCCATGGGCATCTGCTCGGCTGGTATCACcgtctccctgctgctgcag ACCACCCTGCCCTGGATGCACTACGTCAGCGTCACCTGTGTGGTCGGCATCATCGCTGGCTTCTGCATGGGACCAG ATGCCAGGCCCTGGTTTATCATGCTGCACCCCGCAAGCGAGAGCCCACCACAAGACCTTCCAGCCCCATACATTCCCAGGGCATGCTCAACCTCTTCCTGCTCATCCCTGCTCCTGGGCCAAGCAGGGAGAAAGCCCTGGCAGCCTTTCCCAGACCTCTCTGGAGGTGTCACCTGCTCCCATCACAGTGCGGCTGGCGAGTACCGTCCTGCCCCTAACTGA